Proteins from one Puntigrus tetrazona isolate hp1 unplaced genomic scaffold, ASM1883169v1 S000000746, whole genome shotgun sequence genomic window:
- the LOC122335223 gene encoding tapasin-like — MSEISTIYKLSIVAFALFCSASGSVCPVLECWFVQEKPGHGGGFSAPLSQEKSLLFITTEAFSEDIISKLQPPADISPSRIYYVTDAAGSFCSAALNPPKGSVNKPKCEVNPFMPHASMVRWASALTDSAQSPVYLQADWFSVAAQGLDRQLTLSNIMRAPSASKEPRVLLSVSSQTPAVRSRLGEPVLLDCGFWVDPSSPLHGSGFSIEWRYQFRGEGRLVLAHDGKNDRFAETSETGADLDVPGLYETGNASLVLEEAQVRHSGTYICSVYLPHLLAQVAVELEIVEPPSLAVYPSPLPLLVPGQVLPVQCEASGFAPHSLELSWEFRAADGTSRSLGQGSVTGHRQASDGTFSQSSRLELDSGKLGLGRGGDVVCVSKHEGETRRAAAALSVIGVSAPSIEDSMAMVAVALVLYGMIKFLSWTFSSSDSSDADLKDKKEK; from the exons ATGTCTGAGATTTCGACCATATACAAGCTATCTATCGTCGCTTTTGCGTTGTTTTGTTCTG CTTCCGGTTCTGTGTGTCCGGTTCTGGAGTGCTGGTTTGTTCAGGAGAAGCCGGGTCATGGAGGAGGTTTCTCAGCTCCTCTGAGTCAAGAGAAGTCTCTCCTGTTCATCACAACTGAAGCCTTCAGTGAAGACATCATATCTAAACTTCAGCCTCCTGCAGACATCAGTCCATCCAGGATTTATTATGTGACTG ACGCCGCTGGCTCGTTCTGCAGTGCTGCTCTGAATCCTCCCAAAGGCTCTGTGAACAAACCCAAGTGTGAGGTTAACCCCTTCATGCCTCACGCCTCTATGGTCAGGTGGGCGTCGGCTCTCACTGACTCCGCCCAGAGCCCGGTCTATCTGCAAGCCGATTGGTTCTCGGTGGCAGCACAAGGCCTTGACCGACAGCTGACTCTGTCCAACATCATGAGAGCGCCTTCAGCTTCGAAAGAGCCGCGAG TGCTCCTCAGCGTCTCCAGTCAGACTCCGGCGGTCCGCTCTAGACTGGGAGAGCCGGTTCTGCTGGACTGCGGGTTCTGGGTGGATCCGTCTTCTCCGCTTCACGGCTCTGGATTCTCCATCGAGTGGCGCTACCAGTTCAGAGGTGAAGGACGGCTGGTCCTCGCTCACGACGGCAAGAACGACCGCTTCGCGGAGACGTCAGAGACCGGAGCCGACCTGGACGTCCCAGGCCTCTACGAGACAGGAAACGCATCGCTGGTTCTGGAGGAAGCTCAAGTGAGGCACTCGGGAACCTACATCTGCTCGGTGTATCTCCCTCACCTGCTGGCTCAGGTGGCCGTGGAGCTGGAGATAGTGG AGCCTCCGTCTCTGGCCGTCTACCcgtctcctcttcctctgctgGTTCCTGGTCAGGTGCTGCCGGTTCAGTGCGAGGCGTCTGGGTTTGCTCCTCACTCTCTGGAGCTGAGCTGGGAGTTCAGGGCGGCGGACGGGACGTCCCGCTCTCTGGGTCAGGGCAGCGTGACGGGGCACAGGCAGGCGTCCGACGGCACCTTCAGTCAGAGCAGTCGCCTGGAGCTGGACTCGGGGAAGCTGGGGCTCGGTCGAGGAGGAGACGTCGTCTGCGTGTCCAAACACGAGGGAGAGACACGACGAGCTGCCGCCGCGCTCAGTGTCATCG GGGTCAGCGCTCCTTCTATCGAGGACTCGATGGCGATGGTCGCTGTAGCACTCGTTCTTTACGGCATGATAAAGTTTCTCTCCTGGACGTTCAGCTCGTCGG ACTCCAGCGACGCAGATTTAAAGGATAAG AAGGAGAAGTAA
- the LOC122335225 gene encoding LOW QUALITY PROTEIN: H-2 class I histocompatibility antigen, Q9 alpha chain-like (The sequence of the model RefSeq protein was modified relative to this genomic sequence to represent the inferred CDS: substituted 1 base at 1 genomic stop codon): protein MRVLLLLLGAHLAYAGTHSLRYFFTAVSGDIDFPEFTIVGLVDEGQFMYFDSNIMKVVPKTEWIGKNEGKDYWDSQTQIGIGNHQSFKVDLQTLKGRFNQTGGVHSVQXMYGCELDEDGTKRGYEQYGYDGEDFISFDKDTLTWTAADPQAVITKVKWDSTGAFAKSETSYLENICIEWLKKYVDYGRDSLERKVSSQVCLLLQKSPSSPVSCHATGFYPREVSISWQKNKQDVDEDVDLGELLLNEDGSFQKTSTLNVKPEEWQKNEYECVVEHKSRTIRSVLKGDKIRTNSGSVPIGLIVGVVAALLLLVILGVAGFMVYQKKKGFKPVASDDGSNSSTRSDQKA from the exons ATGCGTGTACTGCTTTTGCTCCTCGGAGCTCATCTGGCTTATGCTG GAACACACTCTCTGAGATACTTCTTCACTGCTGTGTCTGGAGACATTGACTTCCCAGAGTTCACTATTGTTGGTCTGGTTGATGAAGGACAGTTCATGTACTTTGACAGCAATATAATGAAAGTTGTGCCAAAGACAGAGTGGATCGGAAAGAATGAGGGAAAAGATTACTGGGACAGTCAGACTCAGATTGGTATCGGCAATCATCAGAGCTTCAAAGTCGACCTCCAGACTCTAAAGGGACGCTTCAACCAGACCGGGG GTGTTCACTCGGTCCAGTAGATGTACGGATGTGAGCTGGATGAAGACGGCACTAAACGAGGATATGAGCAGTATGGTTATGATGGAGAAGACTTCATCAGCTTTGATAAGGACACACTCACCTGGACTGCTGCTGATCCTCAAGCTGTGATCACCAAGGTTAAATGGGACTCCACAGGGGCATTTGCAAAATCAGAAACTAGTTATCTGGAGAACATATGCATCGAGTGGCTGAAGAAGTATGTTGATTATGGCAGAGACTCTCTGGAGAGAAAAG TTTCA tctcaggTGTGTCTTCTTCTGCAGAAGTCTCCTTCGTCTCCGGTCTCGTGTCACGCTACAGGTTTTTATCCCAGAGAGGTTTCTATCTCCTGGCAGAAGAACAAACAAGATGTTGATGAAGATGTGGATCTGGGAGAACTTCTTCTCAATGAAGACGGCTCTTTCCAGAAGACCAGCACCCTCAACGTTAAACCTGAGGAGTGGCAGAAGAACGAGTATGAATGTGTCGTGGAGCACAAGAGCAGAACCATCAGAAGCGTCCTGAAAGGAGACAAGATCAGAACTAACTCCG GTTCTGTTCCCATCGGGTTGATTGTTGGTGTCGTCgctgctcttcttcttctggtGATTCTTGGTGTCGCTGGGTTCATGGTTTATCAGAAAAAGAAAG GCTTCAAACCTGttg cgTCTGATGATGGATCTAACAGCTCCACTCGTTCAGATCAAAAAGCTTGA